The following are encoded in a window of Thiohalobacter sp. IOR34 genomic DNA:
- the hisA gene encoding 1-(5-phosphoribosyl)-5-[(5-phosphoribosylamino)methylideneamino]imidazole-4-carboxamide isomerase: MLLIPAIDLKDGKCVRLRQGRMEEETVFSEDPLQVAGRWVEAGARRLHMVDLNGAFAGEPVNAEVIRRVAEAFPELPIQVGGGIRDEDTVQTYLDAGVQYVIIGTKAVSAPHFVNDLCLEFPGHIIVGLDAKEGKVAIDGWSKLSNHDVIDMAQHFERDGVEAIIYTDISRDGMMSGVNIEATVRLARAITIPVIASGGITNLDDIRRLCEVADEGIVGAITGRAIYEGTLDFAEGQKLADELEAGH; the protein is encoded by the coding sequence TGCGCCTGCGTCAGGGGCGCATGGAGGAGGAGACGGTATTCTCGGAGGACCCGCTGCAGGTGGCGGGCCGCTGGGTCGAGGCCGGTGCCCGGCGCCTGCACATGGTCGATCTGAACGGTGCCTTCGCCGGCGAGCCGGTCAACGCCGAGGTGATCCGCCGGGTGGCCGAGGCCTTTCCCGAGCTGCCGATCCAGGTCGGTGGCGGCATCCGCGACGAGGACACGGTGCAGACCTATCTCGATGCCGGCGTGCAGTACGTGATCATCGGCACCAAGGCGGTCAGCGCGCCGCATTTCGTCAACGACCTGTGCCTGGAATTTCCCGGCCACATCATCGTCGGTCTGGATGCCAAGGAGGGCAAGGTGGCCATCGACGGCTGGTCCAAGCTGTCCAACCATGATGTCATCGACATGGCCCAGCACTTCGAGCGCGACGGGGTGGAGGCGATCATCTACACGGACATCAGCCGTGACGGCATGATGAGCGGCGTCAACATCGAGGCCACGGTGCGCCTGGCCCGGGCCATCACCATCCCGGTCATTGCCTCGGGCGGCATCACCAACCTGGACGATATCCGCCGCCTCTGCGAGGTGGCCGACGAGGGCATCGTCGGCGCCATCACCGGCCGCGCCATCTACGAGGGCACGTTGGATTTCGCCGAGGGCCAGAAGCTTGCCGACGAGCTCGAGGCCGGGCACTGA